One genomic window of Vibrio rhizosphaerae includes the following:
- a CDS encoding LuxE/PaaK family acyltransferase, whose product MKFDEIINMNPFFTHIDKKINFQFDKFMELTDFHKKHCTEYSKILQSMHFDIHSCKSIEQIPYIPVQLFKEYDLKSISDEDVFKVMTSSGTTGQRVSKIFLNKETASQQTKVLSASVNSFIGKKRMPMLIIDSPSVLRDRANFSARGAGILGFSIFAREKVFALNDDMTLNVDGILSFLRKYESTPIFLFGFTYIIWLHFVKQLIDLHIDIDLSKGILFHGGGWKKLVEHSVSEEHFRDILNKNFSLRNVHNYYGMVEQTGSIFIECEYGHMHTSIFNDVLVRSTRDLSVLPPHHKGIIQVFSILPSSYPGHSLLTEDEGEIIGLDGCPCGRTGTHFKIYGRLKNAELRGCSDTYEKPEK is encoded by the coding sequence ATGAAATTTGATGAAATAATAAATATGAATCCATTTTTTACGCATATTGATAAAAAAATTAATTTTCAATTTGATAAATTTATGGAGTTAACAGATTTTCACAAAAAACATTGCACTGAATATAGTAAAATTCTTCAGTCAATGCATTTTGATATACACTCTTGTAAATCTATCGAGCAGATTCCTTATATTCCGGTTCAATTATTTAAAGAATATGATCTTAAGAGTATTTCTGATGAGGATGTTTTTAAAGTTATGACCTCTTCAGGTACGACTGGTCAGAGAGTCTCTAAAATATTCCTAAATAAAGAAACTGCGTCTCAACAGACAAAGGTATTATCTGCTTCGGTTAATTCCTTTATTGGGAAAAAAAGAATGCCAATGCTCATAATTGATTCTCCATCTGTATTGAGAGATAGAGCTAATTTTTCTGCTAGAGGTGCTGGGATATTAGGATTCTCTATATTTGCTAGGGAAAAAGTCTTTGCATTGAATGATGATATGACATTGAATGTAGATGGCATTTTAAGTTTTCTGAGAAAGTATGAATCTACCCCTATTTTTCTGTTTGGGTTTACCTACATTATATGGTTACATTTTGTTAAGCAGTTAATCGATCTTCATATTGATATTGACTTATCCAAAGGAATATTATTTCACGGTGGAGGCTGGAAAAAATTAGTTGAGCACTCTGTGAGTGAAGAGCATTTTAGAGATATATTAAATAAAAATTTCTCCCTTAGAAATGTTCATAATTATTATGGCATGGTTGAACAAACAGGTTCAATATTTATTGAATGTGAATATGGTCATATGCATACGTCTATTTTTAACGATGTTCTTGTTCGAAGTACTAGAGATCTTAGCGTATTACCTCCTCATCACAAAGGGATTATACAAGTTTTCTCCATTCTTCCCAGCTCCTACCCGGGCCATTCTCTGCTGACAGAGGATGAAGGAGAAATTATCGGCCTTGATGGGTGTCCTTGTGGTCGCACTGGTACTCACTTTAAAATTTATGGACGTCTTAAAAATGCAGAACTTAGAGGGTGTAGTGATACATATGAAAAGCCTGAAAAATAA
- a CDS encoding acyl-CoA reductase: MKSLKNNVNFKTIPSNFDDVLNLAPLNIFDDIVLDFFDEISKNVLKSVESRSYPDLASFAFLCRKRHLNKLKNDYSSPHKVKRVGRGISLHFTPSNVPLNFAYSLLAGLLSGNVCLIRMSSRRFEQAEYLTKIVKDILDIGKFKKIQNYVHLFKYEHNNEITEYLTSLCDIRVVWGSDDTIKLLRSFALQPKAYDITFSDRYSFCIMDAMAIISEENVSKLASDFYNDTLFFDQNACTSPKLIYWIGSEVQIDQAKDKFWKTFHEYCEAKQYINQNNMVVEKLVKQHMCAVELDGYSYNTTGVCFNRTTIKKIPDNFEHFTSSGGLFLEYSSKDFSALNQHISRKLQTITYFGISSDELFNNLSTRVTLGVDRIVPVGRASDFSLIWDGYDLIRQMSKTISIL, translated from the coding sequence ATGAAAAGCCTGAAAAATAATGTGAATTTTAAAACAATCCCTTCTAACTTTGATGATGTTCTAAATCTTGCACCTCTTAATATATTTGATGACATTGTTTTAGATTTTTTCGATGAAATATCGAAGAATGTACTGAAATCAGTTGAGTCGAGAAGTTATCCTGATTTGGCATCATTTGCTTTTTTATGTAGAAAGAGACATCTGAATAAATTAAAGAATGACTATTCATCTCCTCATAAAGTAAAGCGGGTAGGGCGGGGTATCAGTCTACATTTTACTCCGTCTAATGTACCGTTGAATTTTGCATATAGTTTACTCGCAGGACTTTTATCTGGAAATGTTTGTTTGATTCGAATGTCTTCTAGACGATTTGAACAAGCCGAATATTTGACTAAAATAGTAAAAGATATTTTAGATATAGGAAAGTTTAAAAAAATACAAAATTATGTTCATTTATTTAAATATGAACACAATAATGAAATAACAGAGTATTTAACTAGTTTATGTGATATTCGAGTTGTTTGGGGTAGTGATGATACAATTAAACTACTTCGTAGTTTCGCTCTTCAACCTAAAGCTTATGATATAACATTTTCTGATCGTTATTCATTTTGTATTATGGATGCAATGGCTATTATAAGTGAAGAAAATGTTTCTAAATTAGCCAGTGATTTTTATAATGATACATTATTCTTTGACCAAAATGCATGTACGTCTCCTAAGCTTATTTATTGGATTGGTTCTGAGGTACAAATTGATCAAGCTAAAGATAAGTTTTGGAAAACCTTTCATGAATATTGTGAAGCTAAGCAGTATATAAACCAGAACAATATGGTTGTTGAAAAACTTGTTAAACAGCATATGTGTGCTGTGGAATTAGACGGGTATTCTTATAATACAACTGGCGTTTGTTTTAATCGCACTACAATCAAAAAAATTCCTGATAACTTCGAACATTTCACATCATCAGGTGGACTTTTTCTTGAGTATAGTAGCAAGGATTTCTCAGCATTGAATCAACATATTTCCCGTAAATTACAGACGATTACATACTTTGGTATTAGTTCTGATGAGTTATTCAATAACCTATCTACTCGTGTGACTTTAGGAGTGGATCGCATTGTTCCTGTTGGTCGGGCATCTGATTTTTCTCTAATTTGGGATGGTTATGACTTAATTCGGCAGATGAGTAAAACAATAAGTATTCTATAG